Sequence from the Christiangramia fulva genome:
GACTTCCAGCCTTGATGAAGTGGTTATTTACAGGGGGAAGACCTCAAAAAAGAACAATCCGGCCATTGATATTCTTAAAAAAGTCTGGGCTAACCGCCGAAAGAATGGTGTTAATGCTTTCGACCAGTATTCCTATAAAAAATATGAAAAACTGGAATTTGATCTAAATACCATTGACAGTTCTGTGATAAAAAACAGGCTTTTTAATGGAATGGAATTCATTTTCGATTATGCCGATACAAACAGGGTGACTGGTAAAACATACCTTCCCATGTTTATCAATGAATCGGTTTCACGAGTTTATGGCGATAATTCATTAGATCGAAAAAAAGAGGTATTGCTGGGAAATAAAAACTCAGGTTTTAATGAAAACCGGAATCTTATTGATTTCGTAAGGGATATGTACCAGGATTACGATATCTATAAAAGTTATATCAAATTTTTCGATAAGGCTTTTGTCAATCCTGTGTCTACGGTGGGAATTGAATCGTATAACTACGTGCTGTCAGACAGTGCTTATATCGATAATAAATGGTGTTACAATATAGTTTATTATCCGCGCCGTAAAAATGAACTTACTTTTCGCGGTGATTTTTGGGTAAATGATACTACCTGGGCGATTAAGAAGATCAACCTGGAAACTTCCCGGGAGGCCAATATTAACTGGGTAAAACAGGTTTATATCGAACAGGAATATGAGGTGATGAATGATTCGCTCTTCCTGATCAAAAAGGACTTTTTCATGGCCGATTTCGGACTCAATAAGAAGAAAACTTCTAAAGGGGTTTATGCAAAACGGACCAAAATTTTTGATGATTACGAGTTCAATAAGGAAAAAGGCGCGGCCTTTTACCAGCAGGAGATCTACAATCCGCAGCCACAGGTTTATAACCGAAGCAATGAATTCTGGCAGGAGAACCGTATGGAAAACCTCAATAAAGATGAGGAAGGTATTTATACCATGCTGGATACCCTTACCAAAACCAGGGCTTTCCGCCGTTTATACGATATCGCCATTGTTGCTCAAACGGGATATATAGATTTTGACGGATGGGATTATGGCCCCGTATATTCCACCTTTGGATACAACGATGTGGAAGGTATGCGATTACGCTTTGGTGGTCGAACTTATTTCACCCAAAATGATTTTTGGAGAATTGAAGGCTATGGCGCCTATGGATTTAAAGATCAGAGATTCAAATATGGGATAGCCGGAAAAGTGCTTCTGGATCCCAAATCCCGGTTAATGATCTCCGGCGGAAAGAGGAGAGATGTGGAACAATTGGGAACAAGTCTTACCAATTCTACCGATGTTCTGGGCAGGAGCCTGGCTTCTTCTTCCCTTATCACGGTAGGGAATAACAATAAATTGAGCTCTATTGACCTGAGCACCTTCGCGGTTTCCCTGGAACCGGTTAAGAACCTAATGTTTCGCGCCGGGATTAATTACCGCGAAATAGAACCTGCGTCGGAGGGTTTCAGCCTTGATTATTATACCGATGATTCTCATACCACTGTTGATTCTAAAATAAACCAGGCCGAGCTTTCCACGGTGATAGGTTTTACGCCTGGAAAAAAGATTTCAGGTTATGGAGTGGAACCACAACTGATCAATGAAGGAGAGTACCCTACCGTATTTCTGGATTATTCCCTGGGCTTAAAAAGTTTATTAAATAGTGATTTCGATTATAAAAAACTTCAGTTTTTTTACGATCAGCCCCTTTTAATAGGTGGCCTGGGTCGGTCTCACCTTAGCATTGAAGCGGGTAAAACCTTCGGAACGGTGCCTCTGGCACTTTTAAACGTGGTGCCGGGAAACCAGACGTATTTTGA
This genomic interval carries:
- a CDS encoding DUF5686 and carboxypeptidase-like regulatory domain-containing protein, whose translation is MKKKSLLFSIFFFFSILVFSQTKVGGVVKDIAGEPVPFANVVFKHSTEGTTTDEIGEFYLQSEKNYDTLEISFLGYKTTKIPLKSSVNLGMKIILEEETSSLDEVVIYRGKTSKKNNPAIDILKKVWANRRKNGVNAFDQYSYKKYEKLEFDLNTIDSSVIKNRLFNGMEFIFDYADTNRVTGKTYLPMFINESVSRVYGDNSLDRKKEVLLGNKNSGFNENRNLIDFVRDMYQDYDIYKSYIKFFDKAFVNPVSTVGIESYNYVLSDSAYIDNKWCYNIVYYPRRKNELTFRGDFWVNDTTWAIKKINLETSREANINWVKQVYIEQEYEVMNDSLFLIKKDFFMADFGLNKKKTSKGVYAKRTKIFDDYEFNKEKGAAFYQQEIYNPQPQVYNRSNEFWQENRMENLNKDEEGIYTMLDTLTKTRAFRRLYDIAIVAQTGYIDFDGWDYGPVYSTFGYNDVEGMRLRFGGRTYFTQNDFWRIEGYGAYGFKDQRFKYGIAGKVLLDPKSRLMISGGKRRDVEQLGTSLTNSTDVLGRSLASSSLITVGNNNKLSSIDLSTFAVSLEPVKNLMFRAGINYREIEPASEGFSLDYYTDDSHTTVDSKINQAELSTVIGFTPGKKISGYGVEPQLINEGEYPTVFLDYSLGLKSLLNSDFDYKKLQFFYDQPLLIGGLGRSHLSIEAGKTFGTVPLALLNVVPGNQTYFDMYNSFATLDYYEFVTDTYAAAHFWHSFNGRFFSRIPFLRKLDLRELVTVDAVWGQISDNNIAIDASGLPLRAPDGDPYYQYGLGVGNILKVMRVYAYFRGNYFEIPDARSFALIIDFGFHF